One region of Oncorhynchus nerka isolate Pitt River linkage group LG22, Oner_Uvic_2.0, whole genome shotgun sequence genomic DNA includes:
- the LOC115105489 gene encoding myosin regulatory light chain 2, ventricular/cardiac muscle isoform-like: MAPKKAKKKAAEASSNVFSMFEQAQIQEFKEAFTIMDQNRDGFIDKNDLRDTFCALGRLNVGNDELDEMLKMAPGPINFTIFLSMFGEKLKGTDPEETIINAFKIFDPEGQGVLKGEDIKYYIMSQADKFTEAEVEDMFTNFPLDVAGNLDYKNLCYVITHGEDKEAE; this comes from the exons ATG GCACCCAAAAAGGCAAAGAAGAAGGCAGCAGAGGCCAGCTCCAATGTGTTCTCCATGTTTGAGCAAGCCCAGATCCAGGAGTTCAAGGAAGCTTTCACCATCAtggaccagaacagagacggtttCATTGACAAGAATGACCTGAGGGACACATTCTGTGCACTGG GCCGTCTTAACGTGGGTAATGATGAGCTGGACGAGATGCTAAAGATGGCCCCTGGACCCATCAACTTCACCATCTTCCTCTCCATGTTTGGCGAGAAGTTGAAAG GTACTGACCCCGAGGAGACCATTATTAATGCCTTCAAGATCTTCGACCCCGAGGGACAGGGAGTCCTCAAGGGAGAGGA TATCAAATATTACATCATGTCTCAGGCGGACAAGTTCACCGAAGCTGAG GTTGAAGACATGTTCACAAACTTCCCCCTGGACGTCGCCGGGAATCTGGACTACAAGAACCTGTGCTACGTTATCACCCACGGAGAGGACAAGGAGGCGGAGTAA